Proteins from a genomic interval of Rosa chinensis cultivar Old Blush chromosome 2, RchiOBHm-V2, whole genome shotgun sequence:
- the LOC112186193 gene encoding glutathione S-transferase F9, which translates to MVVKVYGPSYASPKRVLVCLVEKEVEFETIPIDLFKREHKDPEFLKLQPFGAVPVIQDGDYTLYESRAIIRYYAEKYKSQGTDLLGKTIEERGLVEQWLEVEAQNYHPSIVNLVIHILFAPAQGLPSDSKIIQESEEKLGKVLDVYEERLSKNKYLAGDFFSLADLSHLPFTQYLVGAIGKDYMIKSREHVSAWWDDISNRPSWKKVLEFGAPF; encoded by the exons ATGGTGGTAAAGGTGTATGGCCCCTCTTATGCTTCTCCTAAACGTGTGTTAGTGTGCCTCGTTGAGAAGGAGGTTGAGTTTGAAACCATCCCCATTGATCTCTTCAAGCGAGAACATAAAGATCCTGAATTCCTCAAATTACAA CCCTTTGGAGCAGTTCCTGTTATTCAAGATGGGGATTATACTTTATATG AATCACGTGCAATCATAAGATACTATGCAGAAAAGTACAAGTCGCAAGGGACTGATTTGCTGGGAAAGACAATCGAGGAAAGAGGTCTTGTGGAACAGTGGCTAGAGGTTGAAGCACAAAACTACCACCCATCAATTGTTAACTTGGTCATTCACATCTTGTTTGCCCCGGCCCAGGGTTTGCCTTCAGACTCAAAGATCATTCAAGAGAGTGAGGAAAAGCTAGGCAAGGTGTTGGATGTGTATGAGGAGAGGCTGTCAAAGAACAAGTACTTGGCTGGTGATTTTTTCAGCCTTGCTGATCTTAGCCACCTTCCATTTACCCAGTACTTGGTGGGTGCTATAGGGAAAGATTATATGATAAAGAGCAGAGAGCATGTCTCTGCTTGGTGGGATGATATTAGCAACAGGCCATCCTGGAAGAAGGTCCTTGAGTTCGGTGCACCATTTTAA